Proteins encoded within one genomic window of Cucumis sativus cultivar 9930 chromosome 3, Cucumber_9930_V3, whole genome shotgun sequence:
- the LOC101214186 gene encoding WD repeat-containing protein 25 isoform X1 has protein sequence MESLFKAYSNSSDDYDEEDEPKPKRLALSSSPSKRPEREPFKFKPNLRSLHCSDSNSETHERIMVPGRYVSKRERALLSSTPASRAPDSFPNPSFQTPPVGSLSDSDLPRDILSLLRSRAKDYLQQGLMPKRMSVILDCHRKAVNSVQWSPSHAHLLASAAMDHTICIWNVWSTGQKLAFKSNFHNAAVKDVQWSQQGLSVLSCGYDCASRLIDVEKGTEVGVFKEDQGVAVVKFHPNNPNLFLSGGLKGSLRMWDMRIGKMVNKYNRRLGPILDVEFTPNSNQFISSSDVSTSNSSESSIIIWDVTREVPLSYQVYMEAYTCPSVRCHPSDPAFIAQSNGGYIAIFSLNPPFKLDKYKRYESHGVSGFPIKCNFSLDAKQIISGSSDGSIYFYDYKSSLLIHKLKASEQACIDIAIHPTLPNVIASCSWNGKISVFQ, from the exons ATGGAATCTCTGTTCAAAGCTTACTCAAATTCCTCTGACGATTACGACGAAGAAGATGAACCTAAGCCCAAGCGCTTGGCCCTCTCCTCTTCACCTTCAAAGAGACCCGAACGCGAACCTTTTAAATTCAAGCCGAACTTACGGTCATTGCATTGCTCGGACTCTAATTCTGAGACTCATGAGAGGATTATGGTTCCTGGACGCTACGTTTCCAAGAGAGAGCGAGCACTCTTGAGTTCAACTCCAGCATCAAGGGCTCCAGACTCATTTCCTAACCCATCATTTCAAACTCCACCTG TTGGAAGTCTTTCGGATTCTGATCTTCCACGTGATATCTTGTCACTATTGAGAAGTAGAGCCAAAGACTATTTACAGCAAGGTCTGATGCCTAAAAGGATGTCTGTAATTCTTGATTGCCATAGGAAAGCTGTCAATTCAGTTCAATGGTCACCAAGTCATG CTCATCTCCTTGCTTCTGCTGCTATGGATCACACAATCTGCATATGGAACGTATGGAGCACAGGGCAGAAGCTAGCATTCAAGTCAAACTTCCACAACGCTGCAGTTAAAGATGTTCAGTGGTCACAACAAGGATTATCTGTTCTTTCTTGTGGATACGATTGTGCTTCAAGATTGATTGATGTTGAGAAGGGGACAGAAGTTGGAGTATTCAAGGAGGATCAAGGCGTTGCAGTAGTAAAGTTCCATCCTAACAACCCAAATCTCTTCCTTTCAGGTGGACTTAAAGGCAGCCTTCGAATGTGGGATATGAGAATTGGAAAAATGGTTAACAAATACAATCGACGCCTTGGTCCAATCCTTGATGTTGAGTTTACTCCCAATAGCAATCAGTTCATCTCTTCTAGCGATGTTTCCACGAGCAATAGCAGTGAAAGCTCTATCATCATTTGGGATGTCACTAGAGAAGTTCCGCTTTCATATCAG GTTTATATGGAAGCCTATACTTGTCCATCTGTGAGATGTCACCCCTCTGATCCAGCTTTTATCGCCCAATCAAATGGAGGTTATATTGCAATATTCTCTCTAAATCCACCTTTCAAGTTAGACAAATACAAGAGGTATGAAAGTCATGGAGTCTCAGGCTTTCCAATAAAATGTAACTTCAGCCTTGATGCCAAGCAAATCATCTCTGGGTCTTCAGATGgctctatatatttttatgattataaatCCTCCTTGCTTATACATAAACTAAAAGCATCTGAACAGGCCTGCATAGATATTGCCATCCACCCGACCTTGCCTAATGTAATCGCCTCGTGCAGTTGGAATGGGAAGATCTCAGTGTTCCagtga
- the LOC101214186 gene encoding WD repeat-containing protein 25 isoform X5, whose translation MKDTSKDVQIGKVKVGSLSDSDLPRDILSLLRSRAKDYLQQGLMPKRMSVILDCHRKAVNSVQWSPSHAHLLASAAMDHTICIWNVWSTGQKLAFKSNFHNAAVKDVQWSQQGLSVLSCGYDCASRLIDVEKGTEVGVFKEDQGVAVVKFHPNNPNLFLSGGLKGSLRMWDMRIGKMVNKYNRRLGPILDVEFTPNSNQFISSSDVSTSNSSESSIIIWDVTREVPLSYQVYMEAYTCPSVRCHPSDPAFIAQSNGGYIAIFSLNPPFKLDKYKRYESHGVSGFPIKCNFSLDAKQIISGSSDGSIYFYDYKSSLLIHKLKASEQACIDIAIHPTLPNVIASCSWNGKISVFQ comes from the exons ATGAAAGATACAAGCAAGGATGTGCAAATAGGGAAAGTAAAAG TTGGAAGTCTTTCGGATTCTGATCTTCCACGTGATATCTTGTCACTATTGAGAAGTAGAGCCAAAGACTATTTACAGCAAGGTCTGATGCCTAAAAGGATGTCTGTAATTCTTGATTGCCATAGGAAAGCTGTCAATTCAGTTCAATGGTCACCAAGTCATG CTCATCTCCTTGCTTCTGCTGCTATGGATCACACAATCTGCATATGGAACGTATGGAGCACAGGGCAGAAGCTAGCATTCAAGTCAAACTTCCACAACGCTGCAGTTAAAGATGTTCAGTGGTCACAACAAGGATTATCTGTTCTTTCTTGTGGATACGATTGTGCTTCAAGATTGATTGATGTTGAGAAGGGGACAGAAGTTGGAGTATTCAAGGAGGATCAAGGCGTTGCAGTAGTAAAGTTCCATCCTAACAACCCAAATCTCTTCCTTTCAGGTGGACTTAAAGGCAGCCTTCGAATGTGGGATATGAGAATTGGAAAAATGGTTAACAAATACAATCGACGCCTTGGTCCAATCCTTGATGTTGAGTTTACTCCCAATAGCAATCAGTTCATCTCTTCTAGCGATGTTTCCACGAGCAATAGCAGTGAAAGCTCTATCATCATTTGGGATGTCACTAGAGAAGTTCCGCTTTCATATCAG GTTTATATGGAAGCCTATACTTGTCCATCTGTGAGATGTCACCCCTCTGATCCAGCTTTTATCGCCCAATCAAATGGAGGTTATATTGCAATATTCTCTCTAAATCCACCTTTCAAGTTAGACAAATACAAGAGGTATGAAAGTCATGGAGTCTCAGGCTTTCCAATAAAATGTAACTTCAGCCTTGATGCCAAGCAAATCATCTCTGGGTCTTCAGATGgctctatatatttttatgattataaatCCTCCTTGCTTATACATAAACTAAAAGCATCTGAACAGGCCTGCATAGATATTGCCATCCACCCGACCTTGCCTAATGTAATCGCCTCGTGCAGTTGGAATGGGAAGATCTCAGTGTTCCagtga
- the LOC101212020 gene encoding uncharacterized protein LOC101212020 has protein sequence MAAISPHFSIFIFYISLISLSLPSSLSLSSTTIHDLLRSKGLPPGLLPKEVKSYSLSPNGLLKVFLDGPCLTKYENRVIFESVVTANLSYGSLIGVQGLTQEELFLWLPVKDIIVDDPKSGLILFDIGVAHKQLALSLFEDPPSCKSQSKGVLRNHVRKEKGFEGFR, from the exons ATGGCCGCCATATCCCctcatttctccattttcatcttctacaTTTCcctaatctctctctctcttccctcatccctttctctctcctccACCACCATTCACGATCTCCTCCGCTCCAAAGGCCTCCCACCCGGCCTTCTCCCAAAAGAAGTGAAATCCTATTCTCTTTCTCCAAACGGACTCCTCAAAGTGTTCTTGGATGGTCCTTGTTTAACCAAATACGAGAACAGAGTTATTTTTGAAAGCGTTGTTACAGCTAATCTCAGTTATGGAAGTCTAATCGGCGTTCAAGGTCTCACTCAGGAAGAGCTCTTTCTATGGCTTCCTGTTAAAGATATAATCGTTGATGATCCTAAATCTGGTTTGATTCTGTTCGATATTGGTGTTGCTCATAAACAACTCGCGCTCTCCTTATTCGAAGATCCGCCTAGTTGCAAATCGCAGTCCAAAG GGGTTTTGAGGAATCATGTGAGGAAGGAGAAAGGATTTGAAGGTTTCAGATAG
- the LOC101214186 gene encoding WD repeat-containing protein 25 isoform X3, with protein MRFSFSSVTPCGFIPQHITWNSLVCLCRSSLARPWKISIGSLSDSDLPRDILSLLRSRAKDYLQQGLMPKRMSVILDCHRKAVNSVQWSPSHAHLLASAAMDHTICIWNVWSTGQKLAFKSNFHNAAVKDVQWSQQGLSVLSCGYDCASRLIDVEKGTEVGVFKEDQGVAVVKFHPNNPNLFLSGGLKGSLRMWDMRIGKMVNKYNRRLGPILDVEFTPNSNQFISSSDVSTSNSSESSIIIWDVTREVPLSYQVYMEAYTCPSVRCHPSDPAFIAQSNGGYIAIFSLNPPFKLDKYKRYESHGVSGFPIKCNFSLDAKQIISGSSDGSIYFYDYKSSLLIHKLKASEQACIDIAIHPTLPNVIASCSWNGKISVFQ; from the exons aTGCGGTTTAGCTTCTCCTCAGTCACTCCTTGTGGTTTCATACCACAACACATAACATGGAACTCTTTGGTGTGCTTGTGTCGGTCTTCACTTGCAAGACCGTGGAAAATAAGTA TTGGAAGTCTTTCGGATTCTGATCTTCCACGTGATATCTTGTCACTATTGAGAAGTAGAGCCAAAGACTATTTACAGCAAGGTCTGATGCCTAAAAGGATGTCTGTAATTCTTGATTGCCATAGGAAAGCTGTCAATTCAGTTCAATGGTCACCAAGTCATG CTCATCTCCTTGCTTCTGCTGCTATGGATCACACAATCTGCATATGGAACGTATGGAGCACAGGGCAGAAGCTAGCATTCAAGTCAAACTTCCACAACGCTGCAGTTAAAGATGTTCAGTGGTCACAACAAGGATTATCTGTTCTTTCTTGTGGATACGATTGTGCTTCAAGATTGATTGATGTTGAGAAGGGGACAGAAGTTGGAGTATTCAAGGAGGATCAAGGCGTTGCAGTAGTAAAGTTCCATCCTAACAACCCAAATCTCTTCCTTTCAGGTGGACTTAAAGGCAGCCTTCGAATGTGGGATATGAGAATTGGAAAAATGGTTAACAAATACAATCGACGCCTTGGTCCAATCCTTGATGTTGAGTTTACTCCCAATAGCAATCAGTTCATCTCTTCTAGCGATGTTTCCACGAGCAATAGCAGTGAAAGCTCTATCATCATTTGGGATGTCACTAGAGAAGTTCCGCTTTCATATCAG GTTTATATGGAAGCCTATACTTGTCCATCTGTGAGATGTCACCCCTCTGATCCAGCTTTTATCGCCCAATCAAATGGAGGTTATATTGCAATATTCTCTCTAAATCCACCTTTCAAGTTAGACAAATACAAGAGGTATGAAAGTCATGGAGTCTCAGGCTTTCCAATAAAATGTAACTTCAGCCTTGATGCCAAGCAAATCATCTCTGGGTCTTCAGATGgctctatatatttttatgattataaatCCTCCTTGCTTATACATAAACTAAAAGCATCTGAACAGGCCTGCATAGATATTGCCATCCACCCGACCTTGCCTAATGTAATCGCCTCGTGCAGTTGGAATGGGAAGATCTCAGTGTTCCagtga
- the LOC101214186 gene encoding WD repeat-containing protein 25 isoform X2 — protein MESLFKAYSNSSDDYDEEDEPKPKRLALSSSPSKRPEREPFKFKPNLRSLHCSDSNSETHERIMVPGRYVSKRERALLSSTPASRAPDSFPNPSFQTPPAHLLASAAMDHTICIWNVWSTGQKLAFKSNFHNAAVKDVQWSQQGLSVLSCGYDCASRLIDVEKGTEVGVFKEDQGVAVVKFHPNNPNLFLSGGLKGSLRMWDMRIGKMVNKYNRRLGPILDVEFTPNSNQFISSSDVSTSNSSESSIIIWDVTREVPLSYQVYMEAYTCPSVRCHPSDPAFIAQSNGGYIAIFSLNPPFKLDKYKRYESHGVSGFPIKCNFSLDAKQIISGSSDGSIYFYDYKSSLLIHKLKASEQACIDIAIHPTLPNVIASCSWNGKISVFQ, from the exons ATGGAATCTCTGTTCAAAGCTTACTCAAATTCCTCTGACGATTACGACGAAGAAGATGAACCTAAGCCCAAGCGCTTGGCCCTCTCCTCTTCACCTTCAAAGAGACCCGAACGCGAACCTTTTAAATTCAAGCCGAACTTACGGTCATTGCATTGCTCGGACTCTAATTCTGAGACTCATGAGAGGATTATGGTTCCTGGACGCTACGTTTCCAAGAGAGAGCGAGCACTCTTGAGTTCAACTCCAGCATCAAGGGCTCCAGACTCATTTCCTAACCCATCATTTCAAACTCCACCTG CTCATCTCCTTGCTTCTGCTGCTATGGATCACACAATCTGCATATGGAACGTATGGAGCACAGGGCAGAAGCTAGCATTCAAGTCAAACTTCCACAACGCTGCAGTTAAAGATGTTCAGTGGTCACAACAAGGATTATCTGTTCTTTCTTGTGGATACGATTGTGCTTCAAGATTGATTGATGTTGAGAAGGGGACAGAAGTTGGAGTATTCAAGGAGGATCAAGGCGTTGCAGTAGTAAAGTTCCATCCTAACAACCCAAATCTCTTCCTTTCAGGTGGACTTAAAGGCAGCCTTCGAATGTGGGATATGAGAATTGGAAAAATGGTTAACAAATACAATCGACGCCTTGGTCCAATCCTTGATGTTGAGTTTACTCCCAATAGCAATCAGTTCATCTCTTCTAGCGATGTTTCCACGAGCAATAGCAGTGAAAGCTCTATCATCATTTGGGATGTCACTAGAGAAGTTCCGCTTTCATATCAG GTTTATATGGAAGCCTATACTTGTCCATCTGTGAGATGTCACCCCTCTGATCCAGCTTTTATCGCCCAATCAAATGGAGGTTATATTGCAATATTCTCTCTAAATCCACCTTTCAAGTTAGACAAATACAAGAGGTATGAAAGTCATGGAGTCTCAGGCTTTCCAATAAAATGTAACTTCAGCCTTGATGCCAAGCAAATCATCTCTGGGTCTTCAGATGgctctatatatttttatgattataaatCCTCCTTGCTTATACATAAACTAAAAGCATCTGAACAGGCCTGCATAGATATTGCCATCCACCCGACCTTGCCTAATGTAATCGCCTCGTGCAGTTGGAATGGGAAGATCTCAGTGTTCCagtga
- the LOC101214186 gene encoding WD repeat-containing protein 25 isoform X4: MSRHSTSIKKTTTRAKVASRRNNLVHRCSEIGSLSDSDLPRDILSLLRSRAKDYLQQGLMPKRMSVILDCHRKAVNSVQWSPSHAHLLASAAMDHTICIWNVWSTGQKLAFKSNFHNAAVKDVQWSQQGLSVLSCGYDCASRLIDVEKGTEVGVFKEDQGVAVVKFHPNNPNLFLSGGLKGSLRMWDMRIGKMVNKYNRRLGPILDVEFTPNSNQFISSSDVSTSNSSESSIIIWDVTREVPLSYQVYMEAYTCPSVRCHPSDPAFIAQSNGGYIAIFSLNPPFKLDKYKRYESHGVSGFPIKCNFSLDAKQIISGSSDGSIYFYDYKSSLLIHKLKASEQACIDIAIHPTLPNVIASCSWNGKISVFQ, translated from the exons ATGTCACGTCATAGCACCTCGATTAAGAAGACTACTACAAGAGCTAAAGTGGCCTCAAGAAGGAACAATTTGGTTCATCGTTGTAGTGAAA TTGGAAGTCTTTCGGATTCTGATCTTCCACGTGATATCTTGTCACTATTGAGAAGTAGAGCCAAAGACTATTTACAGCAAGGTCTGATGCCTAAAAGGATGTCTGTAATTCTTGATTGCCATAGGAAAGCTGTCAATTCAGTTCAATGGTCACCAAGTCATG CTCATCTCCTTGCTTCTGCTGCTATGGATCACACAATCTGCATATGGAACGTATGGAGCACAGGGCAGAAGCTAGCATTCAAGTCAAACTTCCACAACGCTGCAGTTAAAGATGTTCAGTGGTCACAACAAGGATTATCTGTTCTTTCTTGTGGATACGATTGTGCTTCAAGATTGATTGATGTTGAGAAGGGGACAGAAGTTGGAGTATTCAAGGAGGATCAAGGCGTTGCAGTAGTAAAGTTCCATCCTAACAACCCAAATCTCTTCCTTTCAGGTGGACTTAAAGGCAGCCTTCGAATGTGGGATATGAGAATTGGAAAAATGGTTAACAAATACAATCGACGCCTTGGTCCAATCCTTGATGTTGAGTTTACTCCCAATAGCAATCAGTTCATCTCTTCTAGCGATGTTTCCACGAGCAATAGCAGTGAAAGCTCTATCATCATTTGGGATGTCACTAGAGAAGTTCCGCTTTCATATCAG GTTTATATGGAAGCCTATACTTGTCCATCTGTGAGATGTCACCCCTCTGATCCAGCTTTTATCGCCCAATCAAATGGAGGTTATATTGCAATATTCTCTCTAAATCCACCTTTCAAGTTAGACAAATACAAGAGGTATGAAAGTCATGGAGTCTCAGGCTTTCCAATAAAATGTAACTTCAGCCTTGATGCCAAGCAAATCATCTCTGGGTCTTCAGATGgctctatatatttttatgattataaatCCTCCTTGCTTATACATAAACTAAAAGCATCTGAACAGGCCTGCATAGATATTGCCATCCACCCGACCTTGCCTAATGTAATCGCCTCGTGCAGTTGGAATGGGAAGATCTCAGTGTTCCagtga
- the LOC101213944 gene encoding probable pectinesterase/pectinesterase inhibitor 59 → MASHYKILFISITFFTLLSNNVSANPIIKWCKTTPHPRVCVSLMSPIKPPPQNRREFRQMAIQTTLEKAAEARAYTARFGPTCKTSRQRTAWTDCFKLYNDVVLQLNRTLHCVVTDEAIHRRSCTDFDAQTWLSSALTDIDLCNSGAADLNVTDFITPIKCLNVSKMISNCLAINGGFLEEEGVKYDDGRNGSFPMWVSEGDRKLLESRPGRVRANLVVAKDGSGTFRRVQAAIDAAARRRGRGRFIIYVKRGVYRENIEVGNDNGNIMLVGDGMRFTVITSGRSVAAGFTTFSSATAGIQGPGFIARDIRFVNTAGPRMGQAVALRSSSDLSVFHRCSFEGYQDTLMVLSQRQFYKQCYVYGTIDFIFGNAAVVLQNCMIYVRRPLKGQVNVITAQGREDPFQNSGISIHNSQIRAAADLRPMVGSVKTYLGRPWKKYSRTVIMRSYIDWLVSPAGWLAWQSSKFAQATLYYGEYRNIGPRASTRFRVKWPGFHVIKSPNVASKFSVQRLIAGQTWLPATGVPFKLGV, encoded by the exons ATGGCTTCACATTACAAAATCCTCTTCATTTCCAtaacttttttcacacttctTTCAAATAATGTCTCTGCCAATCCCATCATCAAATGGTGCAAAACGACGCCCCATCCAAGAGTTTGCGTTTCCCTCATGTCCCCAATCAAACCTCCACCACAAAACAGACGGGAGTTTCGACAAATGGCCATTCAAACCACTTTGGAAAAAGCCGCCGAAGCCAGAGCTTACACTGCTCGCTTCGGTCCGACATGTAAAACCTCGCGCCAGAGAACCGCGTGGACTGACTGTTTCAAGCTCTACAACGACGTCGTTCTCCAATTAAACCGCACACTCCATTGCGTCGTTACGGATGAAGCAATCCACCGCCGCAGTTGTACGGATTTCGATGCGCAAACCTGGCTTAGCTCTGCTCTTACTGACATCGATTTATGCAACTCCGGCGCCGCGGATCTCAATGTGACGGATTTTATAACGCCGATCAAATGCTTGAATGTTTCGAAGATGATTAGTAATTGCTTGGCTATTAATGGTGGATTTTTGGAGGAAGAAGGGGTTAAATATGATGATGGTAGAAATGGGTCGTTTCCGATGTGGGTTTCGGAAGGTGATCGCAAGTTGTTGGAGTCGAGGCCGGGGAGGGTGAGGGCTAATTTGGTGGTGGCGAAAGATGGGTCGGGGACATTTCGGAGGGTTCAGGCGGCGATTGATGCGGCGGCGAGGAGGCGTGGGAGGGGgagatttataatttatgtaaaaaGAGGGGTATATAGAGAAAATATTGAAGTTGGAAATGATAATGGGAATATAATGTTGGTGGGAGATGGGATGAGATTTACGGTGATCACAAGTGGAAGAAGTGTCGCCGCCGGTTTCACCACCTTCAGTTCGGCAACCGCTG GTATCCAAGGTCCAGGCTTCATAGCTCGAGACATAAGGTTCGTGAACACAGCCGGTCCACGAATGGGCCAAGCAGTGGCACTACGATCATCATCAGACCTATCAGTGTTTCATCGATGTAGCTTTGAAGGTTACCAAGACACACTAATGGTCCTTTCACAGAGGCAATTCTATAAACAATGTTACGTTTACGGTACAATCGACTTCATTTTCGGCAACGCGGCAGTAGTTTTACAAAATTGCATGATTTACGTTAGAAGGCCTTTAAAGGGGCAAGTCAATGTGATCACAGCCCAAGGTCGAGAGGACCCATTTCAAAACAGCGGAATATCAATCCACAACTCACAAATTCGAGCGGCGGCTGACTTGCGACCCATGGTTGGCTCGGTGAAGACGTACTTGGGTAGGCCATGGAAGAAGTATTCACGGACTGTGATAATGAGAAGCTACATTGATTGGTTGGTTAGCCCAGCCGGATGGTTGGCGTGGCAAAGTAGTAAATTTGCTCAAGCTACGTTGTATTATGGGGAGTACCGTAATATTGGGCCAAGAGCTTCAACGCGGTTTAGAGTTAAATGGCCTGGCTTTCATGTCATTAAAAGCCCAAATGTGGCATCTAAGTTTAGTGTTCAGAGACTTATTGCTGGCCAGACATGGCTTCCGGCCACCGGAGTTCCCTTCAAGCTTGGAGTTTGA